The Kribbella shirazensis genomic interval GGTCTGATCGGTCTCGTCCAAGGTCTCTTCCGGGGCGATCTCGCCGGTCCGGACGAAGCCGCCGCGTTCGCCGGTCAGGCTGGGGAACGACGACAGCAACCGCTTGGTGTACGGGTGTTTCGGCTGGGTGTAGAGCGTCAGCGCGTCGTCCAGTTCGACGATCAGGCCGGCCCGCATCACCGCGATCCGGTCGCTGATCTCGAGCAGCAGCGGCAGGTCGTGGGTGATGAAGACGACCGCGAACCCGAGCTCCGACCGCAGCCGGGTGATCTCGCGGAGGATCTCGCGCTGGACGACCACGTCGAGCGCGGTGGTCGGCTCGTCCATGATCAGCACCTGCGGTTCGAGCGCGAGCGCCATCGCGATCATCACCCGTTGCCGCATGCCGCCGGACAGTTCGTGCGGGTACGCGCGGAGGCGGTCCCGGTCGACGCCGACGCGTTCGAGCAGTTCGGCGCAGCGTTCGCGGCGTTCCGCCTTACCCAGTTCGGGCCGGTGGGTGACGAACACGTCCTCGAGCTGCTCGGCGATCCGCAGTACCGGATTGAGGGAGTTCATCGCGCCCTGGAAGACCATCGCGATCTTGTCCCAGCGGAACGCGCGCAGGTCGTCGCCGGCCAGCGTCGACAGGTCGACGTCGTACCCCTCGCGGGAGGAGAACACGACCCGCCCGCCGGTGATCACCGCCGGCGGTTTCAGCAGCCGGGTGATCCCGTACGCCAGTGTCGACTTTCCGCAACCGCTTTCCCCCGCGAGGCCGAGGATCTCACCGCGCTCCAGGGTGAGCGAGACGTCGCGGACGGCATGCACGGTGGTCTCGGCGCGGTAGTCGATGCTCAGGTTCTCGATGCTCAGCACACTCATGCCTTCACGCTCCACTTGGTGCGTTCGGCGCGGGTCTGCGAGCGCAGCTTCGGGTTGATGATCTCGTCGATCGAGAAGTTGATCAGCGACAGCGCCGCGCCGAACAGCGCGATCGCCAGGCCGGGCGGCGCGAACCACCACCAGGCGCCGAGCCGGAGCGCCAGCCCGTTCTGGGCGTAGAACAGCATCGTGCCCCAGGTGAACGATCCGGACGCGCCGAGCCCGAGGAACGACAGGCCGGCCTCGCCGAGGATCGCGAAGATCACCGCGAACACGACCTGCGACGCGAGCAGCGGGATCAGGTTCGGCAGGATCTCGACCATCAGGATCCGCCAGCGTTTCTCGCCGCCGATCCTTGCCGCGAGCACGTAGTCGCGGCTGCGGACGCTGAGTGTGAAGCCGCGCAGGACGCGCGCCGATCCGGCCCAGCTGGTGATCGCGAGGACGGCGGCCACCAGCCAGATCGACTTGTTCGGTACGTAGCTGGAGATCACGATCACCAGCGGCAGACCGGGGATCACCAGCATGATGTTGGTGAGCAGCGAGAACGCCTCGTCGGCCCAGCCGCCGATGAACGCGCCGACGACCCCGAAGAACGCCGACAGCAGCAGCGTGATCGCGCCGACCACGACGCCAATGATCAGCGAGCCGCGGGTGGCGTGCGCGAGCTGGGCGAAGACGTCCTGACCGCTCTGCGTGGTGCCGAGGACGAACCCGTTGCCCGGCCCCGTCAGGCCGAGGTCCCGCACGGTGGACGGGTCGCCGACGAGCAACGGGCCGATGACTCCGAACGCGATGATCAGGCCCGCGATCGCGAGCCCGACGGCGAGTTTGAGGGTCATCGGAGGCAGGCGGCGCCGGGCCGGCGCCGCGGTCGTGGCAGCCTGCGCCGCCCCTTCTGTGGTGATGGCCATTCACACCTTCCTAGGACCGCGCACGCGTGCGGGGATCGATGACGCCGTACAGGAGGTCGACGAGCAGGTTCGCGCCGAGGACGGCGAGCGTGATGATCAGGAAGACGCCCTGCATCAGCGCGTAGTCGTTGTTGTTCACGGCAAGCAACAGCGCGGAGCCGATGCCGGGGTACGAGAACACCGCCTCGGTCACGATCGAGCCGGCGACCACGAAACCGAGCGAGATCGCGAATCCCGACACCGACGGCAGGATCGCGTTGCGGGCGACGTACCGGGACCGGATCCGGCGCGGGGTCAGCCCTTTCGCCTCGGCGGTCACGACGAAGTCCTCGGACAGCGTCGAGACCATCATGTTGCGCATCCCGAGCATCCAGCCGCCGATCGACGAGACGACGATCGTCAGCGCCGGGAGCGCGCCGTGGTACAGCACCGACTGCATGAACGGCAGGCTCCAGCCCGGCGTCACGGAGTACACGTCGTACCCGCCGCTCAGCGGGAAGACCGGCCAGGTGCTGCCCAGGAGGAAGAGCAGCAGCAGTGCGAGCCAGAAGTACGGCACCGACTGCAGCATCGTGGTGAGCGGGATGAGATTGTCGACCCAGGAACCGCGCCGCCAGCCGGCGGCGCGTCCCAGGAGGATCCCGATCGCGAACGAGATCACCGTCGCGAGACCGATCAGGCCGACGGTCCAGGGCAGCGTCTGCCCGATGACCTGCGAGACCGGGGCCGGGAAGTACGCGATCGACGTACCGAGGTCGCCGGTGACCAGCTGGCGCAGGTACGTCCAGTACTGGTCCCAGAGGGACGCGTTCGTGTCGGTCCCGAGCAGGGCCTGGATGGCGTCCCGGGTCGTCGGCGTGACGGGGCCCTTGGTCGCCAGCTTCGACAGCATCAGGTCGACCGGGTTCCCCGGCATGAGCCGGGGAATCAGGAAGTTCAGGGTCAGCGCCGCCCAGAGGGCGACGACGTAGAAGGCGAGCTTGCGGAGGAGGTAGCGCACGGCGGTCCCGCGCTCAGCCGGCGGGCTGGATCGTCTTGAGGACGATCCCGGCGTCCCACGCCTTCCACGCCGCGGGCAGGACGTACATGTTGTCCTTGGTCGGCCACCCGGTCGCGCGCGAGGTGTTGAACTCGGTCAGCATCGAGTTCACGTAGACCGGGATGTAGGGCAGCTGGTCCGCGATCACGGCCTGGATCTTGGCGTACTCCGCCTTCTGAGCGGCCTCGTCCGTCGTACCGGCCGCGACCTTGAGTGCCGCGTCGACGCCCGGGTTCGAGAAGCGGGACTGGTTGCCGGCCGAGGCGCTCTTGCCGACCGGGGCGGTGTTCGTCGTGGCGAGCTTGCTGTCGTAGGTGAAGTACGGGTTCGTCGAAGCGCCGAGGCCGACGGAGTCGAGCGAGAGCTGGAACTTCCCGTTCGTCTGGGCGGCGTTCCACTCGTTCCACGAGACCTGGCTCGGCTTCAGCTCGATGCCGACCGCGGCCAACTGCTGCTTCAGGGTGTCGTTGATGAGGATGTAGTCGCTCCAGCCGGTGACGGTCTGGACGGTCAGCGACAGCCGCTTGCCGGCCTTGGTCCGTACGCCGTCCCCGCCCTTGGTCCAGCCGGCCGCGTCGAGGAGCTTGTTCGCCTCGTCGGCGTCGGCGCTCTGCGGCAGCTTCGCCTGTCCGGAGTCGGCGATCCATTTGTCGTCGCGACCGGGGAGGAGCATGGTCGGCGATCCGACACCGGCGACACCACCGCCGGCGAGCTTGGCCAGCTGGTCGCGGTTCATCGCCAGGTAGATCGCCTTGCGGACGGCCGGATCGGTCTGCGGCCCGGTGCAGCCGAGCTGCGCGTTGGAACACGTCACGATCACCGTCGTCATCACGGGCGTGTTGACGTACGTGAGGTTCTTGCCGGACTTGATGATGTTGTCGATCCCGGGCAGGTAGGCGCTCGCCCAGTCGACCTTGCCGGCGACCAGTGCGGCGCTGGCGGCGTCTGCCGACGTCACCGGGAGGTAGCGCACCTCCGTGACGGCGGGCTTGCCGGACTCCCAGTACTGGTCGTTCTTCGTCAGCACGAAGCTCTGCGGCGTGAAGGACTTGACCTTGAACGGGCCGGTACCGACCGGGTTCTTGTTGAGGTCGGTCGTCGGGTCCTTGATGTCCTTCCAGATGTGCTCGGGCACGATCGCCTGGTTGGCGAGCACGGCCGGCTCCTGCATCAATGACTTCGACTTGAAGGTCAGTACTGCGGTGTCGTCCGAGGTGGCCTTCGCCGTGGCAGCGAGGCCGGACGGGTTCAGCGCGGGCGTCTTCGCGACGAGGTTGAAGGTGAACGCGACGTCCTTCGCGGTGAACGGCTGACCGTCGTTCCACTTCACGTCGCGACGGGTCTTGATGGTGAGCTCGGTCCCGGCGGCGTTCCACGAGTAGCCGGTGGCGAGTACTGGCGTCGGGTCGGCCTGCTTGGCGAAGTTGTACCAGTACAGCGGCTCGTAGATGACACCCAGCGTCGGCTGCAGCGCGGTGGTACTGAACGGGTTGAAGTTCTCGGCGGTGATGTCGCCGGCCGCGACCGTGACGGAGGCGTCCTTGGTGGCCGCCTGGTTGCTGCCGGCGGCGGCGTCACAGGCGGCCAGCAGGAGCGCGGTGGCCGTCGCGGCGGCTGCGGCGCTCACCAGGCGCCGCACGCGGGGGCGTTTCGTCGGGTTCCGGAGCATTGATCGATTCCTTTCCAACGCGGTCGTCGAACGCGTCACCCGGCACCGCCAGGGAAGCTGGCCGTAACTTAGTTCGCCTAATAAACAAGGCGCAAGAGGTCAGACCGGTAATGATTCGACAGCGGAGCGTGGGAATGCGCGGTGGAGGGCGCGTGGGAGGGGCGCGGGGAACGCGCGCGGGAGTGCTCGTGGCAGGGCGTGGCAGGGCGTGCAGGGCGTGGCAGGGCGTGGGGAAGGCGGGGCGGGCTACGCGGAGATCGCGCGTTCGGAGCGGAGCATCATCAGGGCGGCGCCGATCGCGGCGGCGTCGTGCCCGCGCTCGTCGAGCACCACCTCGGTGTTCACGGCCCGCCCGAACGCGGAACTCAGGATCCGTTCCTGGATGATCGGCAGGTAGATCGTCCCGGCGACCGCGAACGCGGGCCCGGTCAGCACCAGCAGCTGCACGTCGTACAGGTTCGTGATCGCCTGCGCGCCGAGCGCGAGCCAGGAGGCGGAGTCCCGCAGGATCGCCTCGGCCCGGGAGTCCCCGGTCAGCGCCAGCCGGGCGATGGCGGCGAAGGCCGCGACCCCGGTACGGCGCTGCGAACCGAGGTCGAGCCCCGCGGCGCGCGCCTTCGCGACCACCGTGGCGGGCCCGGCGATCGCCTCGAGGCATCCGGTGCTCCCGCACCAGCACTCCGGACCGCCGATCTGGACGCAGATGTGCCCGACCTCGCCGGCGTTGCCGTGCGCGCCCTGATAGACGTTGCCGTTCAGCCGCAGGCCGGACCCGATGCCCTCGCTCATGAACAGCGCGGCCATCACCGAGACGTCGTGGCTGGTGGTCAGCCGGGTGCCGGCGGCGGCCGCGGTCGCGTCGTTCTCGAGCAGCGACGGCAGGCCGAGCCGTTCCTCCAGCCGGCGGTGCACCGGGAAGTCGACCCAGCGCTCCATCGACGGCGGTGCCGAGGTGACGCCGAGGTTGCGGATCAGCGGCCCGGGGCAGACGAAGCCGAGTCCGAGGACGAGCGAGGAGTCGATCCCGGAGCGTTCGATCAGCTCCGTGGTCTCGGTCGCGATCCGCTCCACGACCTGCTCGGGATCGCTGTCGTCGCCCGGCCCGGCGCGCCGCCAGCGGGCCACGACGCCGCCGGCGTAGTCGACCAGCACGTACGTCAGGCTGTCGTTGCTGAGATGGACGCCGACGACGTACCGGGCCGTGGCCCTGATCCGGAGCATCGTGCGAGGCTTACCGCCGGTGGACGAGCCGCGGCCGGCCTCCGCGACCAGGCCGTCGTCGATCAGCCGGCGGACCACGGTGGTGACGGACGGCGCCGTGAGTCCGGTGATCTGGGTGAGTTCCACCCGGCTGACCGTGCCCGCGGAGCGGATGCTGTCCACAATGAGGGCACGGCTGTTCGTCGGCGCCGGATCGTAACCCGGTGATCGCGACGCGTCGCTGACCTGCTGCATCGGAACATCCGCAATCTGTCGAGTTTGTTAGGTCTGTGAATATAGTGGCTTCGGTGGCCTTGGAGGGCAGTGTATGCACGTGACGTCGCGCGAGCGGATCGCCGGGCTGGTGCTGGCGCGTCCCGGCCGGTTGCTCGGGATGGAGCCGTTCATGGCCGATGTCGTCCAGGGGATCGAGGAGGTCTTCGACGGGCGGCGGGTGAGTCTGCTGATCGAGTTCGCGGCGGACATCCCCGGCGAGATCGAGATCTGGCGGCGCTGGGTGGCCAACGACCACGTCGACGGCATCGTCATGGTCGATCTCCGGACGACCGACCCGCGGCTCGCCGAACTCGAACGGCTGGGTGTCCCGGCGGTGCTGCTCGGCGGGCCGGAGCTGCAGGCGCCGATCACCAACGTGCTCGTCGACAACGCGGAGGGTGCCCGGGCGGCGGTGCGGGCACTCGCCGATCTCGGGCATCGAGACATCGCGCGGGTGAGCGGCCCACGCGACATGCTGCACTGCCAGGCGCGCGACGACGCGTTCATGGAGACCTGCGCGGAGCAGGACGTCCAGGCCCGGGTGATCGAGGGCGACTACTCGGAGGACTCCGGCCGCGAGGCGACGTACCAGTTGCTGACCGGCGGCCGGCTCCCGACGGCCGTTGTCTACGACAACGACCTGATGGCGATCGGCGGCCTGGCCGTGGCGAAGGAACTGGGCGTCGCCATCCCGGACCAGCTGTCCGTGATCGCATGGGACGACACAGCAGTCGCCCGCCTCGCCCATCCGCCGCTGAGCGTTGTCACGGTCGACGTCCACGGTCTCGGCACGATCGTCGGCGAGGCGATCCTCGCGGTCATGGACGGTGGCGACGTCACGACGTACCAGGTCCCGAAACCGACGATCCGCCTCGCCGGCTCGACCGCGCGGCCGGGGACACGACTTCGAGCAGGTTCGTGACCACCGGATCGTGGTCATCGGCGCGCCAGGCGACCGCGATCTTCGTCCGGGCGGTGCGTGGTTCGAGGGTGCGGAAGGCGGTGCTGCTCAGACGGATTCGCCGTACGCTCGCCGGCGCGATCGAGACGCCGAGCCCGGCGGCGACGAGGGCGCAGACGGTCTGCCATTCGACGGCGTGCTGCGCGATACGGGGTGTGAAGCCCGCTGCGGTGCAGACCTCGACGATCCGGTCGTAGAGCTGCGGTCCGGCCGGGCGGGGGAGCAGGACGAACGGTTCGCTCGCCAGCTGAGCGGGGTCGACGCTGCGCCGCGCGGCCAGTTGGTGAGCGGACGGCAGGACGGCGACGAGCGGCTCGGTCAGCAGGGTCCGGAACCGTAGGTCGGGGTCCTCGGTCGGTGGCTCGCGGATCAGCCCGATGTCGATCACGTTGTCACGCAGCGCCTGGAGCTGCGGGGCACTGGTCATCTCCCGGATGTCGAGCTGTACGTCGGGATACCGCCGCCGGAACGCGAGCAGCAGATTGGGCAGCACGGTCAGCGCGAGGGACGCGGCGAACCCGATCCGCAGGCGACCGGCATGGCCGGAACCGGCCGCCCGAGCGGCCGCGAGACCGTCGCCGAGCTCGGCCAGGGCGCGTTCCGCACGCGGCAGCAGCTCGCGACCTGCGGCAGTCAGCGTCACCCGGCCTGGCCCCCGCTGGAAGAGGCTGTGTCCGACCGACTTCTCCAGCCGCTGGATCTGCTGGCTCAACGGGGGTTGGGCGATCCCGAGCCGCGCGGCGGCCCGGCCGAAGTGCAGCTCCTCTGCCAGAACCGCGAACGCGTACAGCTGGGCGAGGACCAGTTCGGGGCGATCCATATGATTAGAGATATCAGATGATGCAGCGAGAGGTATTCGACGTATCGGGTGGCTGGTGCCTAGCGTTCGGGGCATGAGTGAGCGACGGGCGATTCTGAGCGGTTCGACCTTCGAAGAGCAGATCGGGTATGCCCGGGCGGTGGTGGACGGCGACTGGGTGCATGTCTCGGGGACGACGGGGTTCGACTACGCGGCGATGACGATCGCGGACGACGTGGTGGCGCAGGCCGAGCAGTGCATCGTGAACATCGCGGACGCCTTGAAGGCAGCGGGATGCACCCTGGAGGACGTCGTGCGGGTCCGGTACCTGCTGCCGGAACGGGACGATTTCGAGCCGTGCTGGCCGACGTTGCGGCGCGCGTTCGGCGAGATCCGGCCGGCTGCGACGATGCTGGTGTGCGGGCTGTCCGACCCGCGGATGAAGATCGAGATCGAGGCCTACGCCCGGCGGAGGTGAAGGTGGAGCACCGGGAGCTGGAGTTGTTTCTGCATTTGGCGCGGACGCTCAACTACGGGCGGACGAGTCTGGAGTGTCATGTCAGTGCGGCGACGTTGACGCGGACGATCCAGCGGCTGGAGGCGCGGGTCGGTGTGCGGTTGCTGGATCGTGGGCCGCGGGGCGTCGTACTCACCGCGGAGGGGCAGCGCTTCACGGCGTACGCCGAGCGGGCGCTCGAGCTGTGGGCCGACTATCAGGCAGGGTCGACCGAGTCGCCGGGGCTGAGCGGTGAACTGCGGATCTTCGCGACGGTCACCGCCTGCCAGACGTTGCTTCCCGACCTGCTGGCGCCGTTGCGCGAGGAACATCCGCAGATCAGGCTCGACATCCGCACCGGCGACGCGGCCGCAGCTCTGGCTCGCCTCGACGAGGGCGAGGTCGACGCCGCCGTCGCCGGCATCCCGAAACGCCTGCCGCAGTCGATGGTCACCCGCACCGTCGCCGTCACCGACCTCGTCCTGGTCAGAGCCCGCGACAGCGCCCCCGACGCCTCCTCCGACGCCACCTCCGACGCCGGTCCGTACGTCGTACCCGCCCGCGGTCTCGTCCGCGAGGCGGCGTTCCGCTGGTTCCGGAAAACGGGGGTGAAACCATCGATCGCCGCGGAACCCGACGGACACGAGGCGCTGCTTGCCCTGGTGGCGTTGGGCTGCGGCGTCGGCGTCGTACCGCGGCTCGTGCTCGAGTCGTCCGCCGTACGCGATCAGCTGGTCGAGCTGCCGGCCGATCTGGAACCGCTCACGATCGGGCTTTGCGCGCGCCGCGCCGACCTGCACCGGCCTTTGGTCGCGGCGCTCTGGGCGTTGCGACCGTAGCGCCCGGCGACAGCTTCGCCGGGACGAGCTGGGGCGGCAGCGGATCGGCTCCCTCGAGCTGGCGGATCAGGGCCTCGGTGCCGAGCTGGCCCAGTTCGGGGCCGGGGGTACGCATCATCGTGAGTTCGGGGTCCGTCATGGCGGCGGTCTCGGGGACGCTCAGGAGTGCGAGGACGGAGGTGTTGCCGGGGACGTCGTGGCCGGCGCGTTTCAGGCCGGAGACCACGCCGAGAGCGGCGTACTCGTTGAGCACCAGGACGGCGGTCGTCTCGGGATGCCGGTCGAGCAGCCGCTCGGTGGCGGCCTTGCCGGCCTGGGTCGTGTCGGAGCAGGGGAGCACGACGACGGGCAGGCCGTACGACGCGGCGACGCGCCGGTACGCCTCCTCGACCCGGACCCACGGGCCGTACGCGTGGAACCGCGGATCGTCCAGATCGCCGGAGATCAACGCCAGCTCACGATGCCCGAGCTCGTACAGATGCCGTACCGCGTCCTCGACCGTGGTGTCGAAGTCGATGTCCACGTGCGACAAGCCGTCCAGCTCCGTCGTCCGTCCGATCATCGCGAACGGCGTCGCGGCCTGCCGCAGTACGGCGATCCGCGGGTCGTCCAGCTGAACCTCCATCAGTACGACGCCGTCGACCAGGCCCTGCCCCAGCAGCTCACGCAGCTCGACGCCGTCGTTGCCGACCGGCCACAGCACGAGGTGGTAGTCGTCCTTGCGCGCCGCCTCGGCCGCACTGGTGAAGAACTCTGCGGTCGACATCCCGAACCGGTGCTCGAGCGCCGGGTACGCCATCGCGATGATGCGCGTCCGCTTGCTGGCCAGCGCGCGGGCGACCACGTTCCGCCGGTACCCGAGCTCCAGCATCGCCTGCTCGATCCGGGCCCTGGTCGCGGCGGTCACCGGCTTCGTGTCGTTCAGCAGGAACGAGACGGTGGCGATCGACACCCCGGCGCGCTGAGCGACGTCCCGCATCGTGACCATCGATTCGCCCCCTCTGAGCTCTTGACAGCGATGTGACGTAGGGAACATAGTCCTTCAACGCCTCAGTTAAGCGGTTTACCGCCAAATCCACAAGCTCGACCACCTTCCCCTCGTCCATCGGTTAAACGCTTTGAAGGAGTCCGATGTCATGATCAGCAAGCGGATCGCCGCCGCGCTGGCGGGTGCGACGACGGTGTCGCTCCTGCTGGCCGCCTGCGGTGACAACGGCGGCGGCCAGTCGTCCACCTCCGGCGACAGCGTCAAGAGCCTCACCGTCCTGGACTATTACAACAACGACCCGGACAAATCCCTGGTGCAGAAGGGGCTTGACTCCTGCGCGTCGCAGCTCGGCATCACCATCCAGCGGGAGACGGTGCCTGGTGACACCTTGATCCAGAAGGTGCTGCAGCAGGCGTCGTCGAAGACGCTGCCCGACGTGCTGATGCTCGACAACCCCGACGTCCAGCAGATCGCCGCGACCGGCGCACTCGCGCCCTTGAACGACATGGGCCTGAACGCCGACGGCGTCATCAAGGGCATGGTCGACGCGACGTCGCACGACGGCAAGCTCTACGGACTGGCGCCGGTGACGAACACGATCGCCCTGTTCTACAACACGCAGATGTTGCAGGAGGCCGGCGTCCAGCCGCCGAAGACCTGGGACGAGCTGAAGGCCGCTGCGAAGAAGCTGACCAAGCCCGGCCGCTACGGCATGGCCTTCAACGCCAACGCGACCTACGAAGGCTCCTGGCAGTTCCTGCCGGCGATGTGGACCAACGGTGGTGACGAGACCGATCTGACCAGCCCGCAGGTGGCGGAAGCTCTGCAGCTGTGGACGGATCTGGTGAAGTCGGGGTCCGCGTCGAAGAGCGTCATCAACTGGACGCAGGGTGACGTGAAGGACCAGTTCGTGGCCGGCAAAGCCGCGATGATGGTGAACGGTCCGTGGCAGATCCCGGCGCTGCAGAAGACGCCGAACGTCAAGTGGGAGGTCGTCCA includes:
- a CDS encoding RidA family protein; this translates as MSERRAILSGSTFEEQIGYARAVVDGDWVHVSGTTGFDYAAMTIADDVVAQAEQCIVNIADALKAAGCTLEDVVRVRYLLPERDDFEPCWPTLRRAFGEIRPAATMLVCGLSDPRMKIEIEAYARRR
- a CDS encoding LacI family DNA-binding transcriptional regulator is translated as MHVTSRERIAGLVLARPGRLLGMEPFMADVVQGIEEVFDGRRVSLLIEFAADIPGEIEIWRRWVANDHVDGIVMVDLRTTDPRLAELERLGVPAVLLGGPELQAPITNVLVDNAEGARAAVRALADLGHRDIARVSGPRDMLHCQARDDAFMETCAEQDVQARVIEGDYSEDSGREATYQLLTGGRLPTAVVYDNDLMAIGGLAVAKELGVAIPDQLSVIAWDDTAVARLAHPPLSVVTVDVHGLGTIVGEAILAVMDGGDVTTYQVPKPTIRLAGSTARPGTRLRAGS
- a CDS encoding sugar ABC transporter substrate-binding protein, with protein sequence MISKRIAAALAGATTVSLLLAACGDNGGGQSSTSGDSVKSLTVLDYYNNDPDKSLVQKGLDSCASQLGITIQRETVPGDTLIQKVLQQASSKTLPDVLMLDNPDVQQIAATGALAPLNDMGLNADGVIKGMVDATSHDGKLYGLAPVTNTIALFYNTQMLQEAGVQPPKTWDELKAAAKKLTKPGRYGMAFNANATYEGSWQFLPAMWTNGGDETDLTSPQVAEALQLWTDLVKSGSASKSVINWTQGDVKDQFVAGKAAMMVNGPWQIPALQKTPNVKWEVVQFPVNKPGQTPVAPLGGEAWTVPLNKDQAKQQKAADFVKCLNSDENELAWAKARFTVPTKTALLDQYVKDVPSMKAFSEQVVNARSRTGKLGDKWPDAAKVIYQAIQLALTGKASPQDAFKQASGG
- a CDS encoding ABC transporter permease subunit is translated as MRYLLRKLAFYVVALWAALTLNFLIPRLMPGNPVDLMLSKLATKGPVTPTTRDAIQALLGTDTNASLWDQYWTYLRQLVTGDLGTSIAYFPAPVSQVIGQTLPWTVGLIGLATVISFAIGILLGRAAGWRRGSWVDNLIPLTTMLQSVPYFWLALLLLFLLGSTWPVFPLSGGYDVYSVTPGWSLPFMQSVLYHGALPALTIVVSSIGGWMLGMRNMMVSTLSEDFVVTAEAKGLTPRRIRSRYVARNAILPSVSGFAISLGFVVAGSIVTEAVFSYPGIGSALLLAVNNNDYALMQGVFLIITLAVLGANLLVDLLYGVIDPRTRARS
- a CDS encoding ROK family transcriptional regulator, whose translation is MQQVSDASRSPGYDPAPTNSRALIVDSIRSAGTVSRVELTQITGLTAPSVTTVVRRLIDDGLVAEAGRGSSTGGKPRTMLRIRATARYVVGVHLSNDSLTYVLVDYAGGVVARWRRAGPGDDSDPEQVVERIATETTELIERSGIDSSLVLGLGFVCPGPLIRNLGVTSAPPSMERWVDFPVHRRLEERLGLPSLLENDATAAAAGTRLTTSHDVSVMAALFMSEGIGSGLRLNGNVYQGAHGNAGEVGHICVQIGGPECWCGSTGCLEAIAGPATVVAKARAAGLDLGSQRRTGVAAFAAIARLALTGDSRAEAILRDSASWLALGAQAITNLYDVQLLVLTGPAFAVAGTIYLPIIQERILSSAFGRAVNTEVVLDERGHDAAAIGAALMMLRSERAISA
- a CDS encoding LysR family transcriptional regulator; this translates as MDRPELVLAQLYAFAVLAEELHFGRAAARLGIAQPPLSQQIQRLEKSVGHSLFQRGPGRVTLTAAGRELLPRAERALAELGDGLAAARAAGSGHAGRLRIGFAASLALTVLPNLLLAFRRRYPDVQLDIREMTSAPQLQALRDNVIDIGLIREPPTEDPDLRFRTLLTEPLVAVLPSAHQLAARRSVDPAQLASEPFVLLPRPAGPQLYDRIVEVCTAAGFTPRIAQHAVEWQTVCALVAAGLGVSIAPASVRRIRLSSTAFRTLEPRTARTKIAVAWRADDHDPVVTNLLEVVSPAARSSRRGGSSVSGPGTS
- a CDS encoding ABC transporter substrate-binding protein; the encoded protein is MLRNPTKRPRVRRLVSAAAAATATALLLAACDAAAGSNQAATKDASVTVAAGDITAENFNPFSTTALQPTLGVIYEPLYWYNFAKQADPTPVLATGYSWNAAGTELTIKTRRDVKWNDGQPFTAKDVAFTFNLVAKTPALNPSGLAATAKATSDDTAVLTFKSKSLMQEPAVLANQAIVPEHIWKDIKDPTTDLNKNPVGTGPFKVKSFTPQSFVLTKNDQYWESGKPAVTEVRYLPVTSADAASAALVAGKVDWASAYLPGIDNIIKSGKNLTYVNTPVMTTVIVTCSNAQLGCTGPQTDPAVRKAIYLAMNRDQLAKLAGGGVAGVGSPTMLLPGRDDKWIADSGQAKLPQSADADEANKLLDAAGWTKGGDGVRTKAGKRLSLTVQTVTGWSDYILINDTLKQQLAAVGIELKPSQVSWNEWNAAQTNGKFQLSLDSVGLGASTNPYFTYDSKLATTNTAPVGKSASAGNQSRFSNPGVDAALKVAAGTTDEAAQKAEYAKIQAVIADQLPYIPVYVNSMLTEFNTSRATGWPTKDNMYVLPAAWKAWDAGIVLKTIQPAG
- the ilvY gene encoding HTH-type transcriptional activator IlvY; translated protein: MEHRELELFLHLARTLNYGRTSLECHVSAATLTRTIQRLEARVGVRLLDRGPRGVVLTAEGQRFTAYAERALELWADYQAGSTESPGLSGELRIFATVTACQTLLPDLLAPLREEHPQIRLDIRTGDAAAALARLDEGEVDAAVAGIPKRLPQSMVTRTVAVTDLVLVRARDSAPDASSDATSDAGPYVVPARGLVREAAFRWFRKTGVKPSIAAEPDGHEALLALVALGCGVGVVPRLVLESSAVRDQLVELPADLEPLTIGLCARRADLHRPLVAALWALRP
- a CDS encoding ABC transporter permease produces the protein MAITTEGAAQAATTAAPARRRLPPMTLKLAVGLAIAGLIIAFGVIGPLLVGDPSTVRDLGLTGPGNGFVLGTTQSGQDVFAQLAHATRGSLIIGVVVGAITLLLSAFFGVVGAFIGGWADEAFSLLTNIMLVIPGLPLVIVISSYVPNKSIWLVAAVLAITSWAGSARVLRGFTLSVRSRDYVLAARIGGEKRWRILMVEILPNLIPLLASQVVFAVIFAILGEAGLSFLGLGASGSFTWGTMLFYAQNGLALRLGAWWWFAPPGLAIALFGAALSLINFSIDEIINPKLRSQTRAERTKWSVKA
- a CDS encoding LacI family DNA-binding transcriptional regulator, which translates into the protein MVTMRDVAQRAGVSIATVSFLLNDTKPVTAATRARIEQAMLELGYRRNVVARALASKRTRIIAMAYPALEHRFGMSTAEFFTSAAEAARKDDYHLVLWPVGNDGVELRELLGQGLVDGVVLMEVQLDDPRIAVLRQAATPFAMIGRTTELDGLSHVDIDFDTTVEDAVRHLYELGHRELALISGDLDDPRFHAYGPWVRVEEAYRRVAASYGLPVVVLPCSDTTQAGKAATERLLDRHPETTAVLVLNEYAALGVVSGLKRAGHDVPGNTSVLALLSVPETAAMTDPELTMMRTPGPELGQLGTEALIRQLEGADPLPPQLVPAKLSPGATVATPRAPRPKAGAGRRGARKARS
- a CDS encoding ABC transporter ATP-binding protein, which translates into the protein MSVLSIENLSIDYRAETTVHAVRDVSLTLERGEILGLAGESGCGKSTLAYGITRLLKPPAVITGGRVVFSSREGYDVDLSTLAGDDLRAFRWDKIAMVFQGAMNSLNPVLRIAEQLEDVFVTHRPELGKAERRERCAELLERVGVDRDRLRAYPHELSGGMRQRVMIAMALALEPQVLIMDEPTTALDVVVQREILREITRLRSELGFAVVFITHDLPLLLEISDRIAVMRAGLIVELDDALTLYTQPKHPYTKRLLSSFPSLTGERGGFVRTGEIAPEETLDETDQTVEAG